A stretch of DNA from Triticum dicoccoides isolate Atlit2015 ecotype Zavitan chromosome 2A, WEW_v2.0, whole genome shotgun sequence:
gtcgtgctgctgctggacggagtcttccccaacctctccttctccccttgctggatcaaggcgtgggagacgtcaccgggctgcatgtgtgttgaacacggaggtgccgtccgttcggcactaggatcatcggtgatttggatcacgacgagtacaactccatcaaccccgttcacttgaacgcttccgcttagcaatctacaagggtatgtagatgcactctcctttcccttgttgctagattactccatagattgatcttggtgatgcatagaaattttttgaatttctgctacgttccccaacaatgaccgTTCTATTCATCTGTACCACATGAAAAACCTATTTGTAGGAAGGAAGGAGCCAATGCAAGTGTGGTTTATGAACTTTTAGGTACACAGAGAGGGAGATGAGATATTCATAAATTAAACAAAAAATCTCACCCACGATTCTAAATGAAATTACGAGAATCTCTCTTGAAAAATCGGATCATGATCCATGTGTTGTGGACTTATGCATGAAAATCGAAGTGGCGGAGGTATGTGAAGGCTAGGGGGGCGTCACCAACCGCCATCCCCACATGTATATATTTTACTTAAATCTTAGCTTGAGGCTAAAATTACAAGATCATGACAAATCGTGAGAAGCCGTAATCGCCTCAACAGGATTCCTTATCAACATGTTCTCTAAACCGAATATTTTCATAGCTTAAAATCAACACAAATGTTCCTAATAGTAGTAATGGCGGGGAGGTCCCCATTCCTAGGACAACCGCATTCCTGGAATCCTCGATCTTCTGCCTCAGACCTACTGCTACAACATGCCAATCTTACACACTCGTTGATAAGAACTCATGGAGTTTGGGTGCCAACAACAGGCATTAGtactattatactccctccgtgacttaatataagagcgtttttgacacctaGTACGGAGTTACtctctccgttcataaatataaaatATTGTTTCCTACTCTTTTTCTGAATTAGATgtatatataaacatattttagtttGTTAGTCCACTTATTTCAGTCCGTATgcagttcatattgaaatatccaacatcttatatttatgaaccGAGGGATTACATTTTAAGACGGATACTTACAAAAAATGATAGGCAAATGAAAGTTATGCAACAGAAAGAGTTGCCATGGCCAGCGGCTACCCCGCATGTCAGCCTCCCTGAACCCCCGCCGCGCCGCACGCCTCCCTACACGGGCGCTACACGCTTTGAAATTTCAAAATGGCACCGCTACTGCTACCATCCTCCCCCAAAACTTCTCAACAATTCCCCAACAAAATCCAGCACCGCCACTGCCTCCTCTCCCACATCACCACGGCCTGCCCCCTTGCCGGCGACATGAGAGCGGCCCCCGCCACCGCGTCCCGCGCCGCGGCCTTCCCCACCCCCGCCGACGTCGCCCTCGCCGGCGCGCTGCTCTGCCTCGCCGACTCCCCGCCCGCGCCGCTCCTCCCCACCCTCAGGTAACCGCGAATCCGCCGTACCGCTGCTGGTTTCTGGTTTCTGCCCGCACCCGCTTTCCGTTCCGCGCGGGGCGCTCACCGCCGCGTGCGCGTCTCCGCAATTGCAGCGACGAGCTCCCCTCCTACTCCGGCTCCTCTTCCTCCTACTCCGTCACCTCGGCGAGGTCGTGCGTGTCCGACGCGGCGCGCCGCAGCCGCCCCATCGACCCCCTCCGCGTGCTCGCCGTCATCGCCTCCCTCCGCCGCGTCGACCCCAAGGTAACCAACCTCCTCGCCTGCTAGTTCGCGGTTTGTCCGTCGTGCCTGTCTTCTGTGGCGATGCGCAGCGCTGATCGATGGTTCTGGTCGGTGGCTCTAGGTGCTGGCGCAGGCGACCAGCAAGCTGTTCCAGGGCGAGCCGGCGAAGAGGCGGAAGGGAATTTGGATCGAGATCAGcaactgcgaggagggggaggagagCGAGAGGGGCAGCGTGGTGGCCAGCGAGGGGAGCACCATCACGGGAGCCGCGTCCTCCCGGTCCACGGCCACGTCGGGGAGATGCCGCCGACCTCCGCTGGCGAGCGGTGGTGGTGACGCTCTGCTGCGGAGAGCGGACTCGATCATGAAGTGGCTCTCACGGCCGAAGGCTGGGCCGGCCACGGAGACGGCCATCCGCGCCGCCGTCGGCGACAACGCTGTGACCAGCAAGGCTCTGCGCTGGTGAGTAGGACACTTCCTCCAAtccagctatcatctctgaagatgttCTGAAATTTGTTGCCTGACTGACCCATCTCTGTTTGTCCGTGCGTCTCTCTGTTCGGAATTCGCAGGTTGCTGAAGCAGAAGAGAGGGTTGCGTCGTGCAGGCACTGGTGGCCGCCCGGATCCGTATGTGTACATGGTACGTGAAATTTATGCCACACAGTTTGCGTTGGAATGGAAATGTGGATTTCAAAATATACTATGTATGTTTGGATGATGATTGCTCAAGGTAGCTGAATAAAACTTGCAATCAGTATAACTCACTGTCACAATGCAACCTTTAGATGCAGTTAGGGAGTTGTTACTTATTGGAGTAGTAATTTCCAGTTACCCAGTAGAGAGTAAGTGGAATCTGAAAGCAATGTTAAATCTGATTAACTTGTCCTAGTTCCACTCACAGCCTCAGTTCTATAATCCTGGAAGCCCCATTAGTTGAACCCTGAACACTGCAAATTTTGTGGCAACCTTGATGTCTGACGATCAACTTGGTAGCCCAGATCCTTAAGTAATTATTTTGATCACATTCTGAGACTTTCTAACTTAGCTGCATGCATACTGTACTTACCAATTCCCAGGCTTCTcatgtatactgattgtttctatgaATTTTCAGATTGCAGGCTGAAATGGTGAAGTTAAGTAAGCCGTGTTATAGCGAAGGAGTTGGCACCTATATATATCTACTGGAAAGGTCAAGTTAGCTTTTGAAGAGTATTTAGTAATTTCTGGCACCTGCTGTTTAATCGATCCAGTTTTGCCTAGCCTCCCCGCAGATAAGAAATATAGGATAGGAATAGATATTTACGTATTCGCAATAGCTTGCAAAGCACTGGTGAAAAGCTCTTGGATAGAAAGATAAATGGGTAGTCGTATAGATAGCAGTTTCATGATCATGAAGTCATTATTCATGTATGTTGAGAATCAGTATAATCCTTGCAAGAAGCACGAGAAATAATTGATACTGTTGGAATCAGTATAATAAAATATGATGAGTTCAGTTTTGGGGTACTGGTTTGCAGCGAATTGCTCATCTGGCTTTCCTCTGTGAGGTCATGCGTATGCTGTTGAAATTGTCTCATTTGATATTATGATATTCAGTTATTTCATGTGCTTCAGTTTACCTAAACTGATCTGCTTGTGGTGTTTTGACTCTTGGGAAACAAGACTTAGAAGACATGTCTTTGCTTCCCACTGTATTATATATAAGGGCGGGCAAAGCCACAATCTCAATGGCCTTTTATTTTAAGTTTCTTAAAAGTCTGAGGTGCTATGATAAACATACACTACGTTATGATTTTATTCTGAAAGCTGGAGCAAGTGAGCAACTGATCCTCCCTGATCCTGTTTGCAATCCTAGCTCCTCTTCTTCTCAGAGAGCATGTTCTTGAACCACAAGGCTGAGTCCTTGGGGTACCTCTTCAGAGTATTGAAGTCCACGTAGACGATGCCGAAACGGGCAGTGTAGCCGAGTCTCCACTCGAAGTTGTCAAGCAGAGACCAAGCAAAGTATCCAACCACTCGGGCGCCATTGTCTATCGCCTTCTTGAGCTCGGTTATGTAGTCTCTGTAGTACCGGATCCTGATTGTGTCGTGAACACCGTCAGCGATGCTGACGTTGCCCGGCTGGTCCATTCCTGTCAGATCATAACATTGATCATTCGTTTCCTTGTCAGTGAAAACACCTAAGTTTCAATTTGTTGTTTAATTGGAAGAAACAGTTATCATTTGAGATCATCAGTACCGTTTTCAGAAAGTATCATCGTAGGATTTCCATATCTTTCTTTAACATAGGTCACAGCCTTGTTCATTCCCCATGGCACAATGTAAAGCCAGTCGGAGTTTGCCTGCATAGATTCAACCAATTTACAGTTACAAAAATTCCTCAGAGGCTCTGCACTACTCCATGTACGGAGTACTACAGTATACTCATACTACACAAGATAAACCTAAAACGCACTTACGCGAGGTCCAATAGGCACACGATTTCGTTCATCTGCAAAGGCACACACACATCATGAGGATCTGAAAAATGTAAAGTATACAGCAGAAGGATTTGGAGTGAAGGGGCAAGATCTCACAGACAAATCCAACATGCCAATCATCCTGGTAACTGACCGGCGTCTGGTTCCACGCCCCAGGGTCCTTCATGTAGTAAGAAGTGTATTGGTTGATACCAACATAGTCAATGGAGCCTTTCACCATCCTGGCCTCGTCGGCACTGAAGCCCGGCAACCTGTTCCCGACAATCTTGAGCATCGACGATGGATAGCATCCATTGGTTATGGGGTCAAGGAACCTGCAAACGAAGTAGTGACAGTTGGTGGGTAGACCCTGTGTTGCAACCTGAACTTCTGAAGGAAAAAAATTATCCTGGGTGAAATGGGTTTTACCATCCAATGTGGAAGTCCCTTGCCCTCTGCGCCGCAGCTTGATCCGCATTGCTGTCGCTGTGAGGTTCGTACCACACGAAATCCAAGAGAATTCCAATCCTCCCCTTTTGGTGAGGCTGTTAAATAAATAGAATGAACACAGTTCAAATTCACTCCTGGGCACTCCCACTGAATCTATGGGCATTCAAGTGAAAAATGACTTGAAGGTTAAGTCTACCTGATACTTCTCACGGTATAGCTGCACCGCTGCGGCGTGCGAAAGGATGATATTGTGCGTGGCAATGTACGGCTCCGTCCTGGAGTCGCCTCCTGCAGGGCACTTGGTGCACCTCCCCGGCGCATGGAGGCCATTGTCGTACCCCAGCGCGGCGACGACCCTCGGCTCGTTGAAGGTGAACCAGTTCTTCACCCTGTCTCCGAACACCTTGAAGCAGAACTCGGCATAGTCCGCAAACGCGCCCCTTTTATATACAAAAAAGAAGGAAACTGCATCAAAGACATGCTCACATTCAGCTCTGAAATGTGGAAACCACTGTCTGAAATGCTGAAATGCTTACACAATCTTTGGGCTCAGCCAGCCTAGGTACTGCTGGTGGAGCGCCAGCGGGAGGTCATAGTGGTAGAGGTTTGCATACGGGGCGATGCCTAATCCACCATTATATACAAGGTTTAATTAGCTCAGAAGTCCGGGCCCTGATGCCGAGAGCTGCTTGCCTAGGTGCAGAAAATTCAGTTACCTTGCAGGAGCATGTAGTCTATGAGCCTGTTGTAGTAGTCCACTCCTTCTTGGTTCACCTTCCCAGTCCCATCTACAATTTTATCATACACAACTCTACATCATAAACTACATTTGATCCAGGGGAAAAAAAATTGGATCGAAAATTAGCAAAGTGCTTTAGTTGGAGGGATCAGGAGTTCAGGACACACATGTCACATATACCTGGGAAAATCCTGGACCAGGAGATCGAGAACCGGTACGCGTCGAATCCCATGTCCTTCATTATGCCCACATCCTCCTACACACACCTCAGAATGAAGACCTCTGTGAAACATGAGGACACCACCAAGAAACACCAGAAGAGAAAACACATAGCAGTCAGGAGGATTGTTCATTCAGTATAATACACACACCTTGTACCTATGGTACTCGTCGACCGTCACGTCGGCGGAGCCATTGCCGGCGATGGTCCCCGGTATGGCCGCGAAGGCGTCCCAGATGCTGGGCCCGCGCCCGCCCTGCCTCGCCATGCCCTCCACCTGGTACGCCGACGCGGCCGTCCCGAACACGAACCCCGCCGGGAAGCCCTGCCGGCTCAGCCCGCCGGTGTTGCGGATCTCCGGGTTGGGCCCGTCGCATTGCGCCAGCGGCAGCAGGTGAGCTACCACCAGCAGCAGTGCCGCGGAGGTCCTCATGTCTGCCCGTGCaccgaggaaggaggaaggagggaggaaggacggCGACACGAGCCCTGCCTTCCGGGCTTTATAAAGGAAGGAGGCTCCTGCTGGATTACTGACTAGTTGTCTTCGCTGCACTGCATCGCACCTTTCGTGCAGCTCGGTTCGAAGCAAAGGTTGTCACGATCGCAACCCGCATCTTGGTATCTTGGTCACGGTTCTGATGGACCGCCTCGACTATGATGCGACGTGGCCTTGATGCTGACACGTTCCCAGGTGTTACTATCAGTGGTACGTAAATGCCATTCTCCAAGGCTCCAAGCCACTGAACGCAACGGCGACGGTGACAGGTTGCAAGGTGCAAGCATATATAGTACGGTAAGGCAAGGGAGTGAATGTATGTAGGGCACGCGCTACACTTGGAGCATGCCTGCCGTGCTAGCTTTGGTGGTGTATAGTTACTCCTGGTTCAGCTGGTTTGGTGGCTAGAGTACAAGAGTACGTACACGGTGCCTACCTAGTACCTACGCACACGCATGGCCGGATGTGTGACTCGTTGGACTTGAACTGCGCTACGCAACAATTTTCGTgtgggagataatcagataagatgGGATGGATTAGCACACGTACCTAGGCCGGAGCGGTATGGGCGCCACGACAGGGGAAGAGAAGATAACGTGCGCACCGACGGGTGCGTTCTCCGGTGGAATGGTGGTCTCTTGCGCGACCACCGGCACCGCCGACGCGTGCAAGCTTCCTGGGGCCTCCCCCCCTAATAAACCCTTTCGTTTCCCCGGGGCCGTGCTGCCGTGCGACGGCAACGGCGGCACGAGGCGTGTGCGTGGTGAGCCGCTCGCGGTTGCTCGCACGGCGTCGCGGCCGGCCGGCCGGGTTTCCTGTCGTCGGTTTTGGCAGGCTTCGCGGCGCGGGCGCTGGCAGGGCACCGACGCCCGTGGGTGCGAACGTACGCCTCATCTCTCCGCCGGGATGCATTCGCTGCTGGGTGGAGAGATCTTCGTTGCACGCGCTGCCGGTTCGCTTGTCAGTGACGGGAGATGGGGTGAAAGGCCTCCGGCAGCGGCATGTGCGATGATGGGACACGATCCATCATGTTGGGTTTTGTTCGCGGAGGAAATTACGACTCACAAACCACCAACTATCGGTGCAGATGGTGCACAGAACGTCTACTTTACGGACTTGTTGCACAAAACATCACATATTTTTATTTTGAGAAAAAGGCCATCATGGCTGGTTTTATTAAATCACGAAACGTTTACATGGTCTACGAGCGTGCTGACAATAAATCAGGAGGCTCGTCCAACCAAGTAAGAATAGGCTTATTACAAAAACCATAGTTAGCTACCACATGAGCCGCTTGATTACATGAGCGAAAACAATGCTTAGAAACGACCTCCCCAATTGCAGTATCTATGTCCACACATTTtgcaaatagtgccgcagcttcatCCCACCATCCTGTATGACCGGAACAAAAATTAATTACTTGAAGTGAATTTGCTTCCGCTTCAATCTGATTGAAACCAAGAGAGTTGACAAAACATCACATATTGACGTAATTCGTTACAACTAGGTCTAATTCATTGTTTAGATATGTTGATGTGATTTTTGATGAGTGGGTTCCCATGTAAGTGCACATGTGGCAAAGAAACGAGCCACATCAGCTAGTAGGTCAAACTAGACCTAGGCATTCATCGGAATGGGCTTTGTAAACCCCGACCTCAAAATCTCAAGCTTGAGCTCGGCCCACCCCGAAACACATGAACAATGCCTTTTTTATTAAAATAATAATTTTTGAGGTATCTAAAATATACATTATACCTATACTTCTCTTAAAATAATAATTTATGTCTTGTTCGGGCTTATTTTGGGGCTTtcggaactctgtcaatcactatcttatctggaagattaactcccacttgattcaagcgattgtagtacccacatattctgagcacatgctcagtgGCTGAGATATTCTCCTTCATTTTATAGGCAAAGTACTTTGTTAGAGGTTTCATACCtttaacatgggcatgagtctgaaatatcattttcagctcttggaacatctcatatgtttcatggtgttcaaaacatttttgaagtctcggttctaagccgtaaagtatggtgcactaaacgatcaagtagtcatcataccgagcttgtcaaacgttcataatgtctgtatcttctcttgcaataggtctgtcacctagtggtgcatcaaggacataattcttttgtgcaacaatgaggataatcctcaggtcacggacccagtccgcatcattgctactctcatctttaaacttagttttctctaggaacatatcaaaaataaaatagggaagctatacgcgagctattgatctacaacatagatatgcaaatactatcaggactaagttcatgataaattaatcttaattaatcatattacttaagaactcccacttagattgacatccctcgagtcatctaaatgattacgtgatccaaatcaactaaaccattttcgatcatcacgtgagatggagtagtcttcaatggtgaacatctctatgttgatcatatctactatatgatttatgttcgacctttcggtctccagtgttctgaggccatgtctgtacatgttaggcttgtcaagtttaacccaagtattccgcatgtgcaaaactgtcttgcacccgttatatgtgaacgtagagtccatcacacccgatcatcacgtggtgtctcaacacgacgaactgtagcaacggtgcatactcagagagaataCTTTtacattgaaatttagtgaagggggatcatcttataatgctaccgccgtacgaagcaaaataagatgcataaaagataacatcacatgcaatcaaatatgtgacatgatatggccatcatcatcttgtgcttttgatctcatacaataacatatatcacatcatgtattgaccatatcacatcacaacatgccctgcaaaaacaagttagacgtagtctactttgttgttgcaagttttacgtggctgctattggggaacgtagcatgcaatttcaaagaatttctacgatcacgcaagatctatctaggagatgcatagcaacgagagggggagagtgtgtccacgtatcgtcgtagaccgaaagcggaagctttagcttaacgcggttgatgtagtcaaacatcttctcgattcaaccgatcaagcaccgaacatccggcacctccgagttctgcacacgttcagctcgatgacgtccctcgaactcttgatccaacaaagtgtcagggagagttccgtcagcacgacggcatggtgacggtgatggtgaagtgatccgcgtagggcttcgcctaagcattacatgaatatgaccggaggcgtaaactgtggaggggggcgccacacacggctaaaaatGTTTGTTGTctattctagcggtgccccccttcatatatataggttggaggggaggagaggcagccaagggggcgccccaagtaggaggaatcctacttggggtcctcccaattcggcctcccccctttcctattcctattcggagtaggaagggaagagggggaaggggggatcctattccctttttcctttcctccttcccctttttctactccaatttggccagcccatatgggagaggcgcaccagccccttaggggcttgtctgtccccctcttggcccattaaggcccatgtagttgccgggggatgTTCGGAACCCCTTTTGGTGACCCGATAtgcacccggtacccccgaaacacttccggtgtccgaatatcatcgtccaatatatgaatctttacctctcgaacatttagagactcctcgccatgtccgtgatctcatccgggactccgaacaacattcagtcaccaaatcacatagctcatataatacaaaatcgtcatcgaatgttaagcgtgcggaccctacgggttcgagaactatgtagacatgaccgagacacctcttcggtcaataaccaacagcggaacctggatgctcatattggttcccacatattctacgaagatctttatcggtcataccgtaatgacaacatacggtattccctttgtcatcggtatgttacttgcccgaaattcgatcgtcggtatctccatacctagttcaatctcgttactggcaagtctctttactcgttccgtaatgcatcatcccgcaactaactcattagtcacattgtttgcaaggcttattatgatgtgcattaccgagagggcccagagatacctctccaatactcggagtgacaaatcctaatctcgatctatgccaacccaacaaacaccttcggagatacctgcagagcatctttataatcacccagttacgttgtgatgtttgatagcacacagggtattcctccggtatccgggagttgcataatctcatagtcaaaggaatatgtatatgacatgaagaaagcaatagcaataaaacttaacgatcattatgctaagctaacgaatgggtcttgtccatcacatcattctcctagtgatgtgatctggttcatcaaatgacaacacatgtctatggttaggaaacttaatcatctttgattaacgagctagtttagtagaggcttactagggacacggtgttttgtctatgtatccacacatgtatcaagtttccggttaatacaattctagcatgaataataaaaatttatcatgatataaggaaatataaaataacaacttcattattgcctctagggcatatttccttcactctcccacttgcactagagtcaataatctagttcacatcgccatgtgatttaacaccaatagttcacatctttatgtgattaatacccatagttcacatcgccatgtgaccaacacccaaagggtttactagagtcaataatctagttcacatcgctatgtgattaacacccaaagagtaccaaggtgtgatcatgttttgcttgtgagagaagtttagtcaacgggtctaccacattcagatccatatgtatttagc
This window harbors:
- the LOC119353511 gene encoding beta-glucosidase 26-like; protein product: MRTSAALLLVVAHLLPLAQCDGPNPEIRNTGGLSRQGFPAGFVFGTAASAYQVEGMARQGGRGPSIWDAFAAIPGTIAGNGSADVTVDEYHRYKEDVGIMKDMGFDAYRFSISWSRIFPDGTGKVNQEGVDYYNRLIDYMLLQGIAPYANLYHYDLPLALHQQYLGWLSPKIVGAFADYAEFCFKVFGDRVKNWFTFNEPRVVAALGYDNGLHAPGRCTKCPAGGDSRTEPYIATHNIILSHAAAVQLYREKYQPHQKGRIGILLDFVWYEPHSDSNADQAAAQRARDFHIGWFLDPITNGCYPSSMLKIVGNRLPGFSADEARMVKGSIDYVGINQYTSYYMKDPGAWNQTPVSYQDDWHVGFVYERNRVPIGPRANSDWLYIVPWGMNKAVTYVKERYGNPTMILSENGMDQPGNVSIADGVHDTIRIRYYRDYITELKKAIDNGARVVGYFAWSLLDNFEWRLGYTARFGIVYVDFNTLKRYPKDSALWFKNMLSEKKRS
- the LOC119357673 gene encoding uncharacterized protein LOC119357673, which produces MRAAPATASRAAAFPTPADVALAGALLCLADSPPAPLLPTLSDELPSYSGSSSSYSVTSARSCVSDAARRSRPIDPLRVLAVIASLRRVDPKVLAQATSKLFQGEPAKRRKGIWIEISNCEEGEESERGSVVASEGSTITGAASSRSTATSGRCRRPPLASGGGDALLRRADSIMKWLSRPKAGPATETAIRAAVGDNAVTSKALRWLLKQKRGLRRAGTGGRPDPYVYMIAG